From Halorientalis litorea:
ACTGGGAAGCGGTCGCCGCCGACGGCTACGACGCGCTCCCGGACAACGCACAGGCGTACCTCGACTACATCAGCGACGAACTCGACACACCGGTGTACGCCGTCGGCATCGGCCCGGGCCGGGACGAGACCATCGTTCTCGACCGGCCGTTCTGAGTCAGGCAGTCAGCGTCTCGACGATTTCTCGCTCGTTCTCGACGAACGCCGAGAGGTGTCCGAGGTCCGGGCCGTAGTGTTCCGTCGCGGTCGGAATCCGGTCGGCCAGATACCGCCCCATCGCCGGTGGGACGACGGTATCCGCACCGCCGTACCAGAGCGTCACGGGCACCTCGATGGCCGAGAGGTCGATCCCCCACGGCCGGCCGAACAGTGCCGTCTCGGTGACGAGCGGGGCGAGACCGTGGTGGCGGCGTGCCTCGACCATGCTCGCGTGTGTGACTTTCCCGACCGGTCCGGTCCAGAGGGCGGCGTCGGCGTCGGACCGGCTCTCGGCGAGGGACTGGAGGAAGGCATCGCGGTCCACGAGTGCCTGCCGACCGGCCGCCCACAGCAGCAGTTTCGTCAGCGGTCCCGCACCGCGGGCCGTGTAGTACCAGAGCCGGTCACGGACGCCGACGGCCGCCATCGGCCCGAGACCGGACGCGATGCCCGCGTGGTCGACGCGTTCCGGGAGCAGTGCCGCCGAAGCCGCCGCGTACGGTCCACCGCCGGAGACGCCGAGGACGGGACTGCTGTCGAGGCCGAGTCCGTCGAGGAAGTCCGCGAGGTCCGTCGGCCAGTCGAGGAGTCTGCGGTCGGGGTCGGGGTCCGAGACACCGAACCCCGGGCGGTCGGGTGCGAGGATTCGGACGCCCTGTTCGCGACCGATGGCGTCGAACACCACGCCGAAGACTCGCGAGTTGGGGAACCCGTGGAACACGACGAGCGGCGTGCCGTCGGGGTCACCGACGTCGGCGTAGCCCAGCTGTCGCCCGTCCCGGAGCGTGACAGTCTCGGGGTTCTCCATCACGTCCCGTGCGAGTTCGAGCGTGGGGTCGTCGGCGACGATGGCGTCCTCCCACTCCGGCGTGGGGGCCACCCGGTCGACGAGTGCGTCGGTGAGTCTTCCCATGCGTGGTCCGTTCCCGCCCGGGATCAAATAGCCGACCCACCGGCGGCGGCCTCAGCCGAAGTTCTCGACTTTCGCTCGGTCGGAGTCCCCCCCGGCCGCCTCGACGGCCGCGGTGGCCGAATCGAGGAAGTCCGCGAACCCGTAGACGAACACCTGCTCGTCGTCCGTCCCGGCCAGCACGTCACGCACGGCGTCGGTCATGTCCGCGTCGCTATCGAGAACGTGGACCGTCGCGCCCGCCGCTTCGATGTCGTCCAGTGCCGCCCCGTGGATGGGGGCGCCGTCGCGGTAGACGACGGCGGCCTCGTTGCCGTCGGCCAGCGCGCGGCGAGCGATGCCGATGGCCGGGCCGACGCCGGGGCCGCCCGCGAGGACGACGACGCGCGGTTCGTCCTCGTAGTAGGCGTTGCCGTACGGGCCGGACATCGTGAGCGTGTCGCCGGGTTCGAGCGCGTCGAGGTACGGGCCGAGTTCGCCCTCGGGGTCGATTTCGACCGTCACCTCGAATCGGTCGGCAGTGTCGGGCGAGGAGATAGTGTAAAAGCGGTTGTGTTCCTCGCCGTCGACGACGGCACCCAACTTGACGAACTGACCGGGGCGAGCGTCGAACGTCTCGGGTGACTCGATGGCGATGGCGACGGCGTCGGCACCGACGGACTCGATGTCGGCGACGGTGACGGTAGCGTCTTCCATATTGGTGCTGTCACTCCCCACCAAGCAAGGGGCTTTCGTTCCTGTCAGAACGGTATTTGTAACGTTCTTTCGGGCGATTCTCACAGAAACAGAGGTGTGGTTGCGAAGGGTTTTTGCTCCGCGGGTTGGTACTCGGGTGGTAGTATGCCCGAGGACCTCAACTGGGCCATCGGCGGCGAAGCTGGCGACGGGATCGACTCCACGGGCAAGATTTTCGCGCAGGCTCTCTCCCGTGCCGGTCGCCACGTCTTCACGTCGAAGGACTTCGCGTCGCGTATCCGTGGTGGATACACGGCCTACAAGATACGGACCTCGGTCGACCGCGTCGAGAGTGTCGTCGACAGCCTCGACGTACTCATCGCGTTGACCGAGCGCACGATTCACGAAAACACCGACGAACTGCACGAGGGGAGTGTCATCATCTACGATGGCGAGCGGACCACGATGCAGGACGTCGAGATACCCGAAGGGATGGTCGGACTCGACGTCCCCCTGAAGTCGCTGGCCGAGGACGCCGGCGGTGCCATCATGCGCAACGTCGTCGCCCTCGGTGCGGCCTGCGAGGTGGCGGAGTTCCCCATCGAGAACTTAGACGAGTCCCTCGAGAAGCGCTTTTCCGACAAGGGACAGGCCATCGTCGAGAACAACAAGAAGGCCGCCCGTCTCGGACAGGAGTACGTCGCCGAGGAGTTCGCGGACACGGACTTCGACTACTCGCTGGAGACGACCGACAACGACTATGTCCTCCTGAACGGCGACGAGGCCATCGGGATGGGTGCCATCGCCGCCGGCTGTCGGTTCTACGCCGGCTACCCCATCACCCCCGCGACGGACGTGATGGAGTATTTGACCGGCCGTCTCGAATCGTTCGGCGGCAAAGTCGTCCAAGCGGAGGACGAACTCGCGGCGATCAACCTCGCGCTGGGCGCGGCACGGGCGGGCGCGCGCTCGATGACCGCAACCTCCGGTCCCGGTATCGACCTGATGACCGAGACGTTCGGCCTCGTGGCGACCAGCGAGACGCCGATGGTCATCTGTGACGTGATGCGCTCGGGTCCCTCGACGGGGATGCCGACCAAGCAGGAACAGGGCGACTTGAACCAGATGCTGTACGGCGGCCACGGCGAGATTCCGCGGTTCGTCGTCGCGCCGACAACCGTCGCGGAGTGTTTCTGGAAGACGGTCGAGGCGTTCAACTACGCCGAGAAGTACCAGACGCCGGTGTTCCTCGTCGCGGACCTCGCGCTGGCCGTGACGGAACAGACGTTCCCGCCCGAGACGTTCGACATGGACGAGGTGGAAATCGACCGCGGCAAAGTCGTCGACGAGGACCACATCGACGGCTGGCAGAACGAACAGGGTCAGTTCCAGCCCCACTTCCCGGCGGCCGACGGCGTCAGCCCCCGGGCGTTCCCCGGCGTCGAGGGCGGTGCCCACATGACGACCGGCCTCGAACACGACGCGCTCGGTCGGCGGACGGAGGACACCGAGGTACGCGTCGAGCAGGTGGACAAACGCCAGCGGAAGGTCGAGACGGCCCGCGAGGAGGAGGAGTGGGACTACCGCGAGTTCGGTGACCCCGACTCCGACAACCTCGTCCTCTCGTGGGGCTCGAACGAGGGCGCGATGCGGGAAGCCCTCGAATTCTTGGACGAGTCCGGGACGGACGTGCGCTTCATCTCGGTACCGTATCTGTTCCCCCGGCCGGACTTATCCGAGGAGATAGAAGCGGCAGACGAGGTAATCGTGGTCGAGTGTAACGCGACCGGACAGTTCGCGGACGTCGTCGAACACGACGCGCTGACACGCGTGAAGCGTGTCAACAAGTATGACGGCGTGCGATTCAAGGCCGACGAACTCGCAGAGGCAATCGAGGAGAAACTCGCGGCACCCGCGGAGGCACACACATGAGCTCAGACGTACGATTCACCGACTTCAAATCCGACAAGCAACCGACGTGGTGTCCCGGCTGTGGCGACTTCGGGACGATGAACGGCATGATGAAGGCACTGGCGACCACCGGGAACGACCCGGACAACACGTTCGTCGTCGCCGGCATCGGCTGTTCCGGGAAAATCGGCACATACATGCACAGCTACGCGCTCCACGGCGTTCACGGCCGCGCACTGCCCGTGGGCATGGGCGTGAAACTAGCCAACCCGAACCTCGAAGTGATGGTCGCTGGCGGCGACGGCGACGGCTACTCCATCGGTGCGGGTCACTTCATCC
This genomic window contains:
- a CDS encoding ferredoxin--NADP reductase, whose protein sequence is MEDATVTVADIESVGADAVAIAIESPETFDARPGQFVKLGAVVDGEEHNRFYTISSPDTADRFEVTVEIDPEGELGPYLDALEPGDTLTMSGPYGNAYYEDEPRVVVLAGGPGVGPAIGIARRALADGNEAAVVYRDGAPIHGAALDDIEAAGATVHVLDSDADMTDAVRDVLAGTDDEQVFVYGFADFLDSATAAVEAAGGDSDRAKVENFG
- a CDS encoding alpha/beta fold hydrolase, translated to MGRLTDALVDRVAPTPEWEDAIVADDPTLELARDVMENPETVTLRDGRQLGYADVGDPDGTPLVVFHGFPNSRVFGVVFDAIGREQGVRILAPDRPGFGVSDPDPDRRLLDWPTDLADFLDGLGLDSSPVLGVSGGGPYAAASAALLPERVDHAGIASGLGPMAAVGVRDRLWYYTARGAGPLTKLLLWAAGRQALVDRDAFLQSLAESRSDADAALWTGPVGKVTHASMVEARRHHGLAPLVTETALFGRPWGIDLSAIEVPVTLWYGGADTVVPPAMGRYLADRIPTATEHYGPDLGHLSAFVENEREIVETLTA
- a CDS encoding 2-oxoacid:acceptor oxidoreductase subunit alpha, with the translated sequence MPEDLNWAIGGEAGDGIDSTGKIFAQALSRAGRHVFTSKDFASRIRGGYTAYKIRTSVDRVESVVDSLDVLIALTERTIHENTDELHEGSVIIYDGERTTMQDVEIPEGMVGLDVPLKSLAEDAGGAIMRNVVALGAACEVAEFPIENLDESLEKRFSDKGQAIVENNKKAARLGQEYVAEEFADTDFDYSLETTDNDYVLLNGDEAIGMGAIAAGCRFYAGYPITPATDVMEYLTGRLESFGGKVVQAEDELAAINLALGAARAGARSMTATSGPGIDLMTETFGLVATSETPMVICDVMRSGPSTGMPTKQEQGDLNQMLYGGHGEIPRFVVAPTTVAECFWKTVEAFNYAEKYQTPVFLVADLALAVTEQTFPPETFDMDEVEIDRGKVVDEDHIDGWQNEQGQFQPHFPAADGVSPRAFPGVEGGAHMTTGLEHDALGRRTEDTEVRVEQVDKRQRKVETAREEEEWDYREFGDPDSDNLVLSWGSNEGAMREALEFLDESGTDVRFISVPYLFPRPDLSEEIEAADEVIVVECNATGQFADVVEHDALTRVKRVNKYDGVRFKADELAEAIEEKLAAPAEAHT